A genome region from Candidatus Methylomirabilota bacterium includes the following:
- a CDS encoding DUF1499 domain-containing protein yields MPSNRTLSSCPDSPNCISSLAGDAKHYVAPLQYTEGLHEARELLRSILRSMKRVRIVVEEPTYIHAEFTSALFRFVDDVEFLFAEPENVIHVRSASRVGYYDFGANQKRIERIRNFLSGRHAMR; encoded by the coding sequence ATGCCGAGCAACCGCACCCTCTCATCCTGTCCTGACTCCCCAAACTGCATCTCCTCACTGGCCGGCGACGCCAAGCATTACGTGGCGCCCCTGCAATACACAGAGGGCCTGCATGAGGCAAGGGAGCTGCTGCGTTCCATTCTCCGGTCGATGAAGCGGGTGAGAATCGTCGTCGAGGAGCCGACCTATATCCATGCAGAGTTCACATCGGCCCTGTTTCGATTTGTCGATGACGTTGAGTTCCTATTTGCTGAGCCTGAGAACGTCATCCATGTGCGATCCGCCTCCCGGGTCGGGTATTACGATTTCGGGGCCAATCAAAAGCGCATCGAGCGGATTCGCAACTTTCTCTCCGGTCGTCACGCAATGAGGTAG